In Flavobacterium endoglycinae, one DNA window encodes the following:
- a CDS encoding MFS transporter, with the protein MEKRKLSFWEIWNMSFGFLGIQMGFALQNANASRILQIFGADVHELSWFWIIAPLMGLIVQPIIGHYSDKTWGRFGRRKPFFLVGAVLASVGLILMPQANIFISVLPALWVGAGMLMIMDASFNIAMEPFRALVGDNLRTDQRTAGFSIQTSLIGFGAVIGSALPYILTKYFGVPNSTVPGSVPLNLTLSFIIGAAILIGSILVTLFTTKEYSPEELAKFEDPQNDVISDSEEKSKITDIFTDFAKMPVTMRQLSWVQFFSWFGLFGMWVFTTPAIAHHIYGLPLNDTSSQQYQDAGDWVGILFGVYNLVSAIVALFFLPYIAKKIGRKATHSLSLVIGGIGLISIYFMPNEDWVVLPMVLIGVAWASILAMPYAILAGSITPKKMGVYMGIFNFFVVIPQIVNALIGGPIVKYLYNGDAIYALVTSGVSFLIAAALVSKVKDVDDFSQKS; encoded by the coding sequence TTTCGGTTTCTTGGGAATACAAATGGGGTTTGCACTTCAGAATGCAAATGCCAGCAGAATTCTTCAAATTTTTGGTGCCGATGTACACGAACTTTCATGGTTCTGGATTATTGCTCCCCTAATGGGATTAATAGTACAGCCTATTATTGGTCATTACAGCGATAAAACCTGGGGAAGATTCGGCAGACGAAAACCTTTCTTTTTAGTAGGAGCCGTTTTAGCTTCGGTAGGATTAATTTTAATGCCGCAAGCTAATATCTTCATTTCTGTTTTACCTGCGTTATGGGTTGGAGCCGGAATGTTAATGATCATGGACGCTTCTTTTAACATTGCTATGGAACCTTTCCGCGCACTTGTTGGAGACAATTTAAGAACAGATCAGCGTACTGCAGGATTTAGTATCCAAACTTCATTAATTGGTTTTGGAGCCGTAATTGGTTCAGCACTTCCGTACATTTTAACGAAATATTTTGGTGTGCCAAACAGCACAGTTCCAGGAAGCGTTCCGTTAAATTTGACTTTATCATTTATCATTGGTGCCGCCATTTTAATAGGTTCAATCTTAGTAACCTTATTTACAACCAAAGAATATTCACCAGAAGAACTGGCAAAATTTGAAGATCCTCAAAATGATGTGATTTCTGATTCTGAGGAAAAATCAAAAATCACAGACATCTTTACTGATTTTGCAAAAATGCCTGTCACAATGCGTCAGCTTAGCTGGGTACAATTCTTTTCATGGTTTGGTTTATTCGGAATGTGGGTTTTTACCACTCCGGCTATTGCGCATCATATTTACGGATTACCATTAAATGACACTTCAAGCCAGCAATATCAAGATGCTGGAGACTGGGTCGGAATTCTATTTGGTGTTTATAACTTAGTTTCTGCTATCGTCGCTTTGTTTTTCTTACCCTACATCGCTAAAAAAATCGGTCGAAAAGCAACTCATTCACTTTCATTAGTAATTGGAGGAATTGGTTTAATCTCCATTTATTTTATGCCAAATGAAGACTGGGTTGTATTACCAATGGTTTTAATTGGAGTTGCCTGGGCAAGTATTCTCGCTATGCCGTACGCCATTCTTGCAGGATCTATAACTCCTAAAAAAATGGGTGTTTATATGGGAATCTTCAACTTCTTCGTTGTTATTCCACAGATTGTAAATGCATTAATTGGAGGTCCAATCGTAAAATATCTTTACAACGGAGATGCCATTTATGCTTTAGTTACAAGCGGTGTCAGCTTTTTGATTGCTGCTGCTTTAGTTTCTAAAGTAAAGGACGTAGACGACTTTTCTCAAAAATCATAA
- the pgmB gene encoding beta-phosphoglucomutase — protein sequence MNKKAFIFDLDGVIVDTAKYHFLAWQKIAQSLNINFTHEDNELLKGVSRVRSLDIILGLGNVQASQEDKDKWLIQKNEDYLSYLVDMDESEILPGVLKILKLLKEKDQGIALGSASKNARPILEKTGIISYFDVIVDGNDVTNAKPDPEVFLKAAQSLNIDPKNSIVFEDSVAGIQAANIAEMVSVGIGEETILHEADHIFKDFTFMEESFIESLINK from the coding sequence ATGAACAAAAAAGCATTTATATTCGACTTGGACGGCGTAATCGTTGACACCGCTAAATACCACTTTTTGGCGTGGCAAAAAATCGCTCAGTCATTAAATATAAACTTTACACACGAGGACAACGAACTTTTAAAAGGCGTAAGCCGAGTTCGCTCGTTGGATATTATACTTGGATTAGGCAATGTTCAAGCTTCGCAAGAAGACAAAGACAAATGGCTGATTCAAAAAAACGAAGATTACTTATCTTATTTAGTAGACATGGATGAAAGTGAGATTCTTCCAGGAGTTTTAAAAATTCTAAAACTATTAAAAGAGAAAGATCAAGGAATTGCATTAGGTTCTGCCAGTAAAAATGCAAGACCAATTTTAGAAAAAACAGGCATCATCTCTTACTTCGATGTTATTGTTGACGGAAACGACGTTACCAATGCAAAACCAGATCCTGAAGTTTTCTTAAAAGCGGCTCAATCGTTAAACATTGATCCAAAAAATTCAATTGTATTTGAAGATTCTGTTGCCGGAATTCAGGCAGCAAATATCGCAGAAATGGTAAGTGTTGGAATTGGTGAGGAAACAATTTTACATGAAGCTGATCATATTTTTAAAGATTTCACCTTTATGGAAGAAAGCTTTATAGAATCATTGATCAACAAATAA
- a CDS encoding glycoside hydrolase family 65 protein, whose translation MNQDYIKPDNWSIIEEGFDVERVKSSESLFSIGNGAMGQRANFEETYSGETFQGSYIAGIYYPDKTKVGWWKNGYPKYFAKVLNAPNWIGIDIEINEENLDLHNCTEVRNFRRELNMKEGWYNRSFEAVLKNGTEIAVNIRRFLSLDLDEAGVIKYDITPLNKDAKIVYKPYIDAGVTNEDANWEEKFWEPLEVKKGTNEAFVTAQTFKTHFKVTTFMHNTILANGEDAHISPSTIDSTTDKVQYTYGTIIAKGQTSTIQKIGGYTVSLNHENTLAGAEKVIKSAVALGYETLLQNQIDAWAKIWEMSDITIEGDVKAQQGIRFNIFQLNQTYSGKDSRLNIGPKGFTGEKYGGSTYWDTEAYCIPFYMATKDQQVARNLLTYRYNQLDKAIENAKDNLGFKNGAALYPMVTMNGEECHNEWEITHEEIHRNGAIAFAIYNYYRYTGDYSYIPEKGLEVLIGIARFWHQRASFSNEKNQYVILGVTGPNEYENNINNNFYTNYIAKWCIDFASEQIEKVASEYPADHKRVMEKVTLSSAEIQKWKKVADNMYFPVSEKLGIYLQQDGFLDKELVPVKDLDKSQRPINQKWSWDRVLRSPYIKQADVLQGFYFFEDHFSKEELKRNFEFYESFTVHESSLSPCVHSIQAAALDKMDMAYTFYLRTSRLDLDDYNKEVEEGCHITSMAGTWMSIVEGFGGMRVKNDQLHFSPKIPKEWKGYSFKINFRNQILKVAVNHNETTFTVDGDQDLTIVVNGKPQTISKFAQIN comes from the coding sequence ATGAATCAAGATTATATAAAACCAGACAATTGGTCCATAATAGAAGAAGGATTTGATGTCGAGAGAGTAAAATCGTCTGAAAGTCTTTTTAGTATCGGAAACGGTGCTATGGGACAGCGTGCGAATTTTGAAGAAACATATTCTGGCGAAACTTTCCAAGGAAGTTACATTGCAGGTATTTATTATCCAGACAAAACAAAAGTGGGCTGGTGGAAAAACGGTTATCCGAAGTATTTCGCCAAAGTTTTAAATGCTCCAAATTGGATTGGAATTGATATTGAAATCAACGAAGAAAATCTTGATTTACACAATTGTACCGAAGTTAGAAATTTCCGCAGAGAATTGAATATGAAAGAAGGATGGTACAATCGTTCTTTTGAAGCTGTTCTTAAAAACGGAACTGAAATCGCAGTAAATATCCGTCGTTTTCTTTCCTTAGATTTAGACGAAGCCGGAGTAATCAAATACGATATTACACCTTTAAATAAAGATGCAAAAATCGTTTACAAACCATATATCGATGCTGGTGTAACCAATGAAGATGCCAACTGGGAAGAAAAATTCTGGGAACCGCTTGAAGTTAAAAAAGGTACAAATGAAGCTTTTGTAACCGCTCAAACTTTCAAAACGCATTTTAAGGTTACGACTTTCATGCACAATACGATTTTGGCAAATGGTGAAGATGCGCATATTTCACCTTCAACAATCGATTCAACAACGGATAAAGTTCAGTACACTTACGGAACTATTATTGCAAAAGGACAAACCTCAACAATTCAGAAAATTGGAGGCTATACGGTTTCTTTAAACCACGAAAATACTTTAGCCGGAGCAGAAAAAGTAATTAAATCTGCTGTCGCTTTAGGTTACGAAACGCTGCTTCAAAACCAAATTGATGCTTGGGCAAAAATTTGGGAAATGTCAGATATCACAATTGAAGGTGATGTTAAAGCACAACAGGGAATTCGTTTCAACATTTTCCAATTGAACCAAACGTATTCAGGAAAAGACAGCCGATTAAATATTGGTCCAAAAGGATTTACCGGAGAAAAATACGGCGGATCTACTTATTGGGACACTGAGGCATATTGTATTCCGTTTTACATGGCTACAAAAGATCAGCAAGTGGCAAGAAACTTATTGACGTATCGTTACAACCAATTGGATAAAGCGATTGAAAACGCGAAAGACAATTTAGGTTTCAAAAACGGTGCTGCTTTATATCCAATGGTGACCATGAATGGTGAAGAATGCCACAACGAATGGGAAATTACACACGAAGAAATTCATAGAAACGGAGCGATTGCTTTTGCCATTTACAACTATTACCGTTACACGGGAGATTACTCTTATATTCCCGAAAAAGGTTTAGAAGTTTTAATCGGAATTGCGCGTTTCTGGCATCAGAGAGCTTCTTTTTCTAATGAAAAAAATCAATATGTAATTCTTGGAGTTACGGGTCCAAACGAATACGAAAACAACATCAACAATAATTTTTACACCAATTATATTGCAAAATGGTGTATTGATTTTGCTTCGGAACAAATTGAAAAAGTCGCTTCAGAATATCCTGCAGATCACAAAAGAGTGATGGAGAAAGTTACTCTTTCATCAGCAGAAATTCAAAAATGGAAAAAAGTGGCAGACAATATGTACTTTCCAGTTTCTGAAAAACTTGGAATCTATTTACAGCAAGATGGTTTCTTAGACAAAGAATTAGTTCCTGTAAAAGATTTAGATAAATCACAGCGTCCTATTAATCAAAAATGGTCTTGGGATCGTGTGTTACGTTCGCCATACATTAAACAAGCCGACGTTTTGCAAGGTTTCTATTTCTTTGAAGATCATTTTTCGAAAGAAGAATTAAAACGCAATTTCGAATTTTACGAATCATTTACAGTTCACGAAAGTTCGCTTTCGCCTTGTGTGCACTCAATTCAAGCTGCAGCTTTAGATAAAATGGATATGGCATATACCTTTTATCTAAGAACATCTCGTTTGGATTTGGATGATTATAATAAAGAGGTTGAAGAAGGTTGTCATATCACATCAATGGCCGGCACATGGATGAGTATCGTGGAAGGCTTTGGAGGAATGCGCGTGAAAAATGACCAGCTTCATTTCTCACCAAAAATTCCAAAAGAATGGAAAGGGTATTCGTTTAAAATCAATTTCAGAAATCAAATTTTGAAAGTTGCTGTAAATCACAACGAAACCACTTTTACTGTAGACGGCGATCAGGATTTAACAATTGTAGTGAATGGAAAACCACAAACAATAAGTAAATTCGCTCAAATAAATTAA
- a CDS encoding glycoside hydrolase family 97 protein yields the protein MKNLFFASLVLFAVSSIAKAQQLKSPEGKFVMEFSLQSDGTPTYNLKYKNKEVVKTSKLGLELKDDKKSLLNDFTIADTKTSTFDETWKPVWGEVDHIRNHYNELAVTLNQKSTDRQIVIRFRLFDDGLGFRYEFPAQKNLTYFVIKEERSQFAMTGDHTAFWIPGDYDTQEYDYTKSKLSEIRGLSQKAYTANVSQKSFSPTGVQTSLMLKTADGIYINLHEAALIDYSCMHLNLDDKNLVFESWLTPDAKGDKGHMQAPNHSPWRTIIVNDDAREILASKMTYNLNDPSKIENTSWIKPVKYVGVWWEMITGKSSWSYTNDFPTVQLGVSDFSKAKPNGTHGANNANVKKYIDFAAANGFDAVLVEGWNEGWEDWFGHSKDYVFDFLTPYPDFDVKGLHEYAKSKGIKIIMHHETSGSVRNYERHMDAAYKFMNDNGYDAVKSGYVGDILPRGENHYSQWIVNHYQYAIEKAADYKIMVNAHEAVRPTGIARTYPNLIGNEAARGTEYQAFGGSKPNHVTVLPFTRLIGGPMDYTPGIFEMDISKMNPDNKSHVNSTICNQLALYVTMYSPLQMAADTPENYNRFPDAFQFIKDVAVDWSESKYIEAEPGDFITVARKAKGTNNWFVGNVNGETARTSNIDFSFLEKGKKYTATIYADAKDAHYKTNPQAYTIKKIAVTNKSKLSQFSAPGGGYAISIIETK from the coding sequence ATGAAAAACTTATTTTTCGCAAGTTTAGTTTTGTTTGCGGTTAGCTCCATTGCTAAAGCGCAGCAATTAAAATCTCCCGAAGGCAAGTTCGTAATGGAATTTTCGCTTCAAAGCGACGGAACTCCAACTTACAACTTAAAATACAAAAACAAAGAAGTTGTAAAAACCAGTAAATTAGGTCTTGAACTTAAAGATGATAAAAAGTCTTTATTGAACGACTTTACAATTGCTGACACTAAAACCTCAACTTTTGATGAAACTTGGAAACCAGTTTGGGGCGAAGTAGATCACATTAGAAATCACTATAATGAGTTAGCAGTAACTTTAAACCAAAAAAGTACAGACAGACAAATCGTAATTCGTTTTCGTTTGTTTGATGATGGTTTAGGTTTCCGTTACGAATTCCCAGCACAAAAGAATCTTACTTATTTTGTAATCAAAGAAGAAAGATCTCAATTTGCCATGACGGGAGATCACACTGCTTTCTGGATTCCTGGAGATTACGATACTCAGGAATACGATTATACAAAATCAAAATTATCAGAAATTAGAGGTTTATCTCAAAAAGCATATACTGCAAACGTTTCTCAAAAATCTTTTTCTCCAACAGGAGTTCAGACTTCTTTGATGCTGAAAACGGCTGACGGAATTTATATCAACCTTCACGAAGCCGCTTTGATTGACTATTCTTGTATGCACTTGAATTTAGACGACAAAAACTTAGTTTTCGAATCTTGGTTAACTCCAGATGCAAAAGGAGATAAAGGTCATATGCAAGCGCCAAATCACTCGCCTTGGAGAACCATTATCGTAAACGATGATGCTAGAGAAATCTTAGCTTCAAAAATGACTTATAACTTAAACGATCCATCAAAAATTGAAAATACTTCTTGGATTAAACCTGTAAAATATGTTGGTGTTTGGTGGGAAATGATTACAGGAAAAAGCTCTTGGTCATACACAAATGATTTCCCAACAGTTCAGTTAGGTGTTTCTGACTTTTCAAAAGCAAAACCAAACGGAACACACGGAGCAAACAATGCTAACGTAAAAAAATACATTGATTTCGCTGCTGCAAATGGATTCGACGCTGTTTTAGTAGAAGGTTGGAACGAAGGCTGGGAAGACTGGTTTGGACATTCTAAAGATTACGTATTCGATTTCTTAACGCCTTACCCAGATTTTGACGTAAAAGGTTTGCACGAATACGCTAAATCTAAAGGTATAAAAATTATCATGCACCACGAAACTTCAGGTTCTGTTCGTAACTACGAGCGCCACATGGATGCTGCTTACAAATTCATGAACGATAACGGATACGATGCTGTAAAAAGCGGTTACGTAGGTGACATTTTACCTCGCGGTGAAAACCACTACAGCCAATGGATTGTAAACCACTATCAATATGCAATCGAAAAAGCGGCTGATTACAAAATTATGGTGAACGCTCACGAAGCAGTTCGTCCAACAGGAATCGCAAGAACGTACCCTAACTTAATTGGAAACGAAGCTGCAAGAGGAACAGAATACCAAGCATTTGGAGGTTCTAAACCAAATCACGTGACTGTTTTACCTTTTACAAGATTAATCGGTGGTCCAATGGATTATACTCCGGGAATTTTCGAAATGGATATCAGCAAAATGAATCCAGATAACAAATCGCATGTAAACAGTACAATCTGTAACCAATTGGCTTTATACGTTACCATGTACAGCCCGTTACAAATGGCTGCTGATACTCCAGAAAACTACAACCGTTTTCCAGATGCATTCCAGTTCATTAAAGATGTTGCTGTAGATTGGTCAGAAAGTAAATATATCGAGGCTGAGCCAGGAGATTTTATCACTGTTGCCCGTAAAGCAAAAGGAACAAACAACTGGTTCGTTGGAAACGTAAACGGAGAAACTGCACGTACTTCGAACATCGATTTCAGTTTCCTTGAAAAAGGTAAAAAATATACCGCAACAATTTACGCTGATGCAAAAGATGCGCATTACAAAACAAATCCGCAAGCTTATACCATCAAGAAAATTGCTGTAACCAATAAATCAAAATTATCTCAATTTTCTGCTCCCGGTGGAGGATATGCGATAAGTATCATTGAAACCAAATAA
- a CDS encoding DMP19 family protein, with protein sequence MEEKDKQRQQFEDYSFEVVDKLFKIYDGKIEAMPENERDVVLIWRLEADMYNGGFVQYFCNWGFNNFEDTQKVLAKINAKQSLNIITECEQIISVLQDDDRIEALWDIPKYLPEYLSEEQDARLEELDEMYWKNLDDILLIGYNYYLKK encoded by the coding sequence ATGGAAGAAAAAGATAAGCAGAGACAGCAATTCGAAGACTATTCGTTTGAAGTAGTCGACAAATTATTTAAAATCTATGATGGTAAAATAGAAGCAATGCCAGAAAATGAAAGAGATGTTGTTCTTATTTGGCGCTTAGAAGCCGACATGTACAATGGCGGTTTTGTTCAATATTTCTGTAATTGGGGTTTTAATAATTTTGAAGATACCCAAAAAGTACTTGCAAAAATAAATGCCAAACAATCTTTAAATATCATTACAGAATGTGAACAAATTATTTCTGTTTTACAAGATGACGATCGGATTGAAGCATTATGGGATATTCCAAAATATCTCCCAGAGTACCTTAGTGAAGAACAAGATGCAAGGTTAGAAGAATTGGATGAAATGTATTGGAAAAATTTGGATGATATATTGTTAATAGGGTATAACTATTACTTAAAAAAGTAA
- a CDS encoding glycoside hydrolase family 13 protein, with product MKPLKTKFLKISFCTIKTAIIVLLFSASAKAQIQKVEPPFWYAGMKNSELQIMFYGKNISQYEASVSNNVAIKNVEKTENPNYLFVTIDTKDVKASELIFSFKNNNKVAFKQKYTLKERRTNSADRKSYDASDLIYLIMPDRFANGNPKNDSDPSLTEKANRQDPSGRHGGDIEGIIKNLDYISALGATTIWSTPLCEDNDKQHSYHTYGQSDVYRIDPRYGTNEDYVRLSSEMHKKDMKLVMDYVTNHWGITHWMVKDLPTKSWLNQFENYTQTHHRREVITDIHASKIDQEVCIDGWFVPSMPDLNLRNPLVAKYLTQNAIWWIEYANLDGFRVDTYNYSDKTAMANWAKAITDEYPNFNIVGEIWMHNQANLAFWQKDSKIGAIENYNSNLPSVMDFTLQSQITSAFNENEPSWDNGLIKFYNNFAMDFLYPNPNNILVFAENHDTDRMNHNFKYDLPKYKLAMTLLATVRGIPQIYYGSEIGMGGDKGKGGDADIRQDFPGGWAGDKNNAFTKEGRTPEQAAFFDFSSKLFRWRKTNEAVHFGKMTHYIPENNTYVYFRYTDAKTVMVVFNNNAKEQVVKTSRFKESIKNFKSGKDVITGKTFDLASEITLEPKSALVLELE from the coding sequence ATGAAACCTTTAAAAACAAAATTTCTAAAAATAAGTTTTTGTACAATAAAAACAGCAATTATTGTATTATTATTTTCCGCTTCCGCGAAAGCGCAAATCCAAAAAGTAGAACCACCTTTCTGGTACGCAGGAATGAAAAATTCGGAACTGCAGATTATGTTCTACGGAAAGAACATTTCGCAATATGAAGCTTCGGTTTCCAACAATGTTGCAATTAAAAATGTCGAAAAAACAGAAAACCCAAACTATCTTTTTGTAACGATTGATACGAAAGATGTAAAAGCTTCTGAATTGATTTTTTCTTTTAAAAACAATAACAAAGTTGCTTTTAAACAAAAATATACGCTTAAAGAAAGAAGAACCAATTCTGCTGATAGAAAAAGTTACGATGCATCTGATTTAATTTACTTAATCATGCCAGATCGTTTTGCTAACGGGAATCCAAAAAATGACAGCGATCCTTCTTTAACTGAAAAAGCAAACCGTCAAGATCCAAGCGGACGTCACGGCGGCGATATCGAGGGAATCATCAAAAACTTAGATTATATTTCGGCTCTTGGTGCAACAACAATCTGGAGCACGCCACTATGCGAAGACAACGACAAACAGCATTCGTACCACACCTACGGACAATCTGATGTTTACAGAATTGATCCGCGTTACGGAACAAATGAAGATTATGTTCGCCTATCTTCTGAAATGCATAAAAAAGACATGAAACTGGTTATGGATTATGTAACCAATCACTGGGGAATTACGCACTGGATGGTGAAAGATTTGCCAACAAAATCATGGCTGAACCAATTTGAAAATTACACTCAAACACACCACAGACGTGAAGTAATTACAGATATCCATGCTTCAAAAATCGATCAGGAAGTTTGTATTGATGGCTGGTTTGTTCCTTCAATGCCGGATTTAAATTTAAGAAATCCGCTTGTTGCCAAATATTTAACTCAAAATGCCATTTGGTGGATTGAATACGCAAATTTGGATGGTTTCCGTGTAGACACTTATAATTATTCGGATAAAACGGCAATGGCAAATTGGGCAAAAGCAATTACAGACGAATATCCGAATTTTAATATTGTGGGGGAAATCTGGATGCACAATCAGGCAAATTTAGCTTTTTGGCAAAAAGACAGTAAAATTGGAGCAATCGAAAACTACAATTCAAACCTTCCATCTGTAATGGATTTTACGCTTCAAAGCCAAATTACTTCTGCTTTCAACGAAAATGAACCAAGCTGGGACAACGGATTGATCAAATTCTACAACAATTTTGCAATGGATTTTTTATATCCAAACCCGAACAACATTTTAGTTTTTGCCGAAAACCACGATACAGATCGTATGAATCATAATTTCAAATACGATTTACCAAAGTACAAACTGGCAATGACTTTACTAGCTACAGTTCGCGGAATCCCGCAGATTTATTACGGCTCAGAAATTGGAATGGGCGGTGATAAAGGCAAAGGCGGAGATGCCGATATTCGTCAGGATTTCCCAGGCGGATGGGCTGGCGACAAAAACAACGCTTTTACAAAAGAAGGAAGAACTCCAGAACAAGCGGCGTTTTTTGATTTCAGTTCAAAATTATTCAGATGGAGAAAAACAAACGAAGCAGTTCATTTCGGAAAAATGACACATTATATTCCTGAAAATAATACCTATGTATATTTCAGATATACCGATGCTAAAACCGTTATGGTCGTATTCAATAATAATGCAAAAGAGCAAGTTGTAAAAACAAGCCGTTTCAAAGAAAGCATCAAAAACTTCAAATCAGGAAAAGATGTTATTACAGGAAAAACATTCGATTTAGCTTCTGAAATTACGCTCGAACCAAAATCAGCTCTGGTTTTAGAATTGGAATAA
- a CDS encoding alpha-amylase family glycosyl hydrolase has translation MKKYAFLFLSLVFIITGCSGSKSVTMNNENTSKTPFVWEGANVYFLLTDRFYNGDKSNDLNFNRTKTPGKLRGFEGGDIIGITKKIEEGYFEKLGINAIWLTPIVEQIHDGVDEGTGLSYGFHGYWARDWTALDPNFGTKEDLANLVKKAHERGVRIVLDGVINHTGPVTPEDPVWPSDWVRTGVVCDYKSFENTTMCTLVENLPDVKTESTQNVELPPFLIEKWKKEGRYEKEIASLNEFFKRTGYPRSPKYYIIKWLTDYILEFGIDGYRADTVKHTEEGVWADFKKECDYAFETWKKHHPLQVLDKNPFYTIAEVYGYGISGGQDYDFGDRKVNYFQNGFNSMINFEFKWNAAQSDYETLFSKYSNHLNNELKGYSVLNYVSSHDDGQPFDANRVKGFEAGTKLLLSPGMSQVYYGDESNRSLVVEGTQGDATLRSNMNWDDIENNPDTKFMLLHWQKLGQFRRNHPAVGAGIHTQLSSQPYLFSRTYSRGSYTDKVLIGLDLSEGRKELSVYSLFENGTKLRDGFSNQQTEVIDGKVIIDSEFGIVLLEKI, from the coding sequence ATGAAAAAATACGCTTTCCTTTTTTTATCTTTAGTATTCATAATTACGGGTTGTTCTGGCTCAAAATCAGTTACAATGAATAACGAAAATACTTCGAAAACACCTTTCGTTTGGGAAGGAGCAAATGTTTATTTTTTACTTACAGACCGTTTTTACAACGGCGACAAATCAAACGATTTAAATTTCAATCGAACCAAGACTCCAGGAAAACTGCGCGGATTTGAAGGCGGAGACATTATCGGAATCACTAAAAAAATCGAAGAAGGCTATTTCGAAAAATTAGGAATCAATGCCATTTGGCTTACGCCAATTGTCGAGCAGATTCATGATGGCGTTGACGAAGGAACCGGATTGAGTTATGGTTTTCACGGCTATTGGGCAAGAGATTGGACTGCTCTAGATCCAAACTTTGGGACAAAAGAAGATTTAGCCAATTTGGTAAAAAAAGCGCATGAACGAGGAGTCAGAATAGTTTTAGATGGCGTAATCAATCATACAGGTCCAGTAACTCCAGAAGATCCCGTTTGGCCTTCTGATTGGGTAAGAACTGGCGTGGTCTGCGATTACAAATCATTTGAAAATACTACAATGTGTACTTTGGTGGAAAATCTTCCAGATGTAAAAACCGAAAGCACTCAAAATGTGGAATTACCTCCTTTCTTAATTGAAAAATGGAAAAAAGAAGGCCGTTACGAAAAAGAAATTGCTTCTTTAAATGAATTCTTCAAAAGAACAGGTTACCCGAGAAGTCCGAAATATTACATCATAAAATGGCTTACCGATTACATTCTGGAATTCGGAATTGACGGTTACCGTGCCGACACTGTAAAACATACTGAAGAAGGCGTTTGGGCGGATTTTAAAAAAGAATGCGATTATGCTTTTGAAACTTGGAAAAAACACCACCCTTTACAAGTTCTAGATAAAAATCCATTTTATACAATCGCTGAAGTTTACGGTTACGGAATAAGCGGCGGACAGGATTATGATTTTGGAGATCGAAAAGTCAATTATTTTCAGAACGGCTTCAACAGCATGATTAATTTTGAATTTAAATGGAATGCCGCTCAAAGCGATTATGAAACCTTATTTTCGAAATATTCAAATCATTTAAATAACGAATTAAAAGGATATTCAGTTTTGAATTATGTTTCTTCTCACGACGACGGACAGCCTTTTGATGCCAATCGGGTGAAAGGTTTTGAAGCAGGAACAAAACTTTTGCTTTCACCAGGAATGTCACAAGTGTATTACGGAGACGAATCGAATCGTTCTTTGGTTGTGGAAGGAACTCAAGGCGATGCCACTTTACGTTCCAACATGAATTGGGACGATATTGAAAACAATCCTGATACAAAATTCATGCTTTTACACTGGCAGAAATTAGGTCAGTTTAGAAGAAATCACCCTGCGGTTGGCGCTGGAATTCATACACAATTAAGCAGTCAGCCGTATTTGTTTTCAAGAACTTATTCTAGAGGATCATATACTGATAAAGTACTAATTGGTTTAGATTTATCTGAAGGTCGTAAAGAACTGTCTGTGTATTCTCTTTTCGAAAACGGAACTAAATTACGTGATGGTTTTTCTAATCAGCAAACAGAAGTTATTGATGGAAAAGTAATTATCGACAGCGAATTTGGAATTGTTTTGCTCGAAAAAATTTAA